One Oncorhynchus keta strain PuntledgeMale-10-30-2019 chromosome 34, Oket_V2, whole genome shotgun sequence genomic window, TCGGATCTCCAGGACCAGCCCTTGTTACAACAGGTACATCAATGTATCCAGGGATTCTTGGGTAAAGACCTTGGTAAACATTTCCAAAGTCTCTCAGTCTGGACTGCATTTCACTGCAGTGTATGTTGGAACTTGAAACCCCTGAGAAATGCATTGGTTTATCTGATGAGTGTCCAGATAGAGACGCCTGAGAAGTAGGTTTCATCACACCCCGTTGGAATAGATTGCTGTCAGGGATTGTGCAACCATAACAACTGCTCCCCAAATGACAGTCAAATGTGAGTGACGCATTTGTGGCTACTGTAGAAAGAGGTGAATATGGTTTAAGAGATTCTAAGCCAAAAGAGTTTGGTTTGTCCGAAATTGTGTATACCATTACTCCTGGTACAGACCGGCTTGGGTTAGTCCTGGGAGCAGTGGAATAAAAATTTCTGCGATGGACAGAAGTGATATTATCTCCCAAGCCCTCCATTTCAGTTTGACGAACTGCCAATGCAACTTTTCTCGGTGAAAACTTCACATAGTCCCCTCAGATCCAGAACGTATTGCTTTGCAGTGCATGAATGCAAAGCAAGGATGAATACAAATAACCCTTTCGGTTTTTTTTGTTGCCTGACTGATTACAGAACTGTGACAACTAAATGTGGTTGGTCGGTTGCTTTCACGTGACATGCAAATATATATGGCTCATGGCTCTTCTGAGTACTAGGCTATTGTGGTTTTGTTTTGGACAAGAATATTTGTAAAATATTGGAGAATGTTAAACATTTAACAGCATACGCAGGATTCCAAAATGATCAATGAAAGAAAAAAACGTCAATACACTTGAATATCAAATAGGCAATGCTTATAGCGTAAAAAAATATTCTTAACGACGGTTTTGTTAACAACTATAACAATAGCCAATGTGTTTGTATCAATGTCAGCTTTTATTTCACTGAAAATATAGGCCTACAATTCCATTTATAATGTTATCGTTGCCAACTCCTGAAAATTTCCCACGGGTGAACCAATCCAATCATTTTCACGGGTGAAATAAATCCTACATTGAACAAAAGAACAAAACCAGAACAGAAAAAATAGACATTATTATCTGACAACGTATATCTGTATACCTATGCCCACTTGTTAAACATGCAGGGAGGAGTCTATATTTGAAAACTGTTGCAGGCTTTGTATTGACTTCCTTAGTTATTCTTGAAATGTTTATATCAACATATTTGCATGTAATTATAATGAGAAACGTCACTAAGGTATATTCAAAATAATTCCATAATTTAGCAATATATGCCTTAACACCTTTTTAACTTCGTGTTAAATACAATTAATGATTGTTATAGGCTACAATGATCACAATATAGGCCTTCACATTTTTACGACTAATAATATATGTTTAACATAAAGTGGCTATTGGATATAGTTTTCTTTCGTTGGGGGTAGTTTTGTCCTACTCCACAAACCATGGTGCCAACATTTGATTGAAATAGGAGTCTAACAAGAATATAAGTCTACCACTCCTCTATAAATAGGCCCATATTCTAAAATTGTAGTAATATAATCATGTCATTTCAACAATTATTGGATCCTTATACAAACCTTGACATCCATGTCACTATATAATGAATAATCAGCAAATAATTTAAATTAAGTCTTAGAAATGAATTTAGGCAATATACAATTTCAGTAGAAACCAGTACCCTAGGCCTAAGTCTGCTCTAGTTTACCCCATATAGTAAATAGTCAGTAAAGACACCCAACTGATTCAAAAGCCTATTGACAAATTAGCACAAAATGGAAACGCTATTGCACTTGAACATCACTCTTGAACTTGCTGTCTGGACGTAACAATGTAGGCCTGATGGTAGACATTTCCCCCATCTAAAAGCCTGTGGACACACAAAGTTGCATATTTCAAATAAAGTACATTCTTAGAAAAAAAAAGGTTATTTGGGGTTATATATAGAACCTTTCGGTTATTTTGACGAGATGAAAGACCCCTTTACTAAAAAAGGTTATATATATTAACCTGAAAGCAAAGAAGCTTGAGGGTTTCATCCCTTTCCCAGAGTGTAATGTGGATTTTAGCCAACAACAGAAAACAAAAGCTAACACAGTCATATCAAACTCTGAAATGACAGCTAATTAGCTGCCTTTTCACTTGttttagtgttgttgttgttttgcatTGACAGGTATATCCATATTGATGATGCTGCTGCGTGATTTCTCCTGGTCAGAAAACAGGCAGGGGGAGATCGAAATCATATTTTGCAACATTGTTGCCGAGGTCTAAGTGGCAGACAGCAAGGTGCATACAAACCTCTGCTGTTGCAAACTAAATGCTACACAGAAGCAAGAGAAAATAATGCTTTTAATAAAAGTATACACTCTTAGATTAAAACAAAAATAATGGCGTTCTATATAGGCATCAACGGCCATTCCAGCATGAAGACGCAAGAGCAAGGTTGTTGCAAATACCCTAGCAATATGCACGTCATTTTTACATTTCTTAAGTTAAGCAAAGTTGATTATTTAATTGAAACACATTGGGCCATAATCATATAATGAACTAAAGGCTAGGTAGATAAGGTTATTTCAGAATCAGCTGACGCTAGACAGGAAAACGTTTATGGGATAGGCTTCTTTAATTAGCCACTTTAGAAGATAGCTAAGCTAGCTAACTATTACAAATAAATGTACATGTTTGTTATTGAATATGCCAAATAGAGCTATTGACTATAGCATGACATTATCAATGATCTAATTGTTACTTTATTTCAGTATTTCAGTGTTGAGCCAGATGAGGGAACTATGTTTCATGAAGGCATTATTGTTGCTGACCTCTGTTGCTGACCTCTGTTGAACGCATGTGGTGGGCAATGGGCTGACTGAAAGGAGGTACGTAGCTATCTGAATTATTTATAGTAAATTATTTAGAATAAGTCTTGGTGATTCAATTGCCTAGTTAATCATTAGCCTACATTACTTTTAAAATAGTATCTATGTTTTGCTGTCTGACAGTAACCCACCTATCAGAGACAGAGGATCTCTCTTTCTGCGGCTGCTGACAACAACTGCATGTAAATTGTTCTTCTACATCCTAATAATTATACTGTATCTGCGTAGCATTTTGTCTTCATTTTAGCAGATGAACACATGATTTTGCTCATTTTTTCTTCTTAGGAACCAGCCAGGCAACAACTCATaagctactgtaggcctactgttcCGTAAAGAAGTCTGTCAGAGTTGGTACCAAGATTGACATAGGTTATCATTCAAACAAAGATCCCTCCCTGGCCATCAGTGAATATTTCCAAACTACAGTATGTTTGCATAGATGAGGTAAAGATGTCAATGGAACTCgaccaaaacaatggaaatgcCATTTAAACGCATTTGGGAAAGATGCTGTGGGGGAAAGATCCAACATCTCCTCATTTCCCCCCAGGGGCATCATGCATACCAAAAATCTGAGTGGGCACAAAGTACTTGAAGATGACTGGGGGGTGGTCAGTAGGGGGGCTACACCCCCGGTCCGTAAATTTGAGAATTTTGAATTTTTCAAAGACCTGAAACAGCTTCTTCCTGCAATCTAGAGTCATACTCATTCgatttaattctatgtaaaaacattttttttctgcaTATCTctgcatacctcttgagctgtctgtgtcctcctgactggtgttttttttttaataaactaAATATGCTTCGCTGCATCTCTGCTgaaatctgggtaaaagattgaaaggaatgtgagtcttattcagtacatttaattttctaaagtctaccaaccttgccagcaggcatgccagctaagatagagtagctagcttgtctaactaacttgattgatagcctgaaatggcttttTGACAACTAATTATAgggttgggagattgggaacctatcttgactagctaaagccaacttcataaaattgctaaGTGGCTAGTAGTATTCCAAACAGAtattggttattattattattttaacaggacaaatctgaggggACAAGTGCccctgtgccccctatgggcatgacacCTCTGTTGTCCCCCATCAAATTTTGTCTACTATTATTTATATGTGTATTCAACACTATGTTGAGGTAAAATATCTGAGTATAATGCTTGAGTGGATGTCAGTCCCAATACACATTCATGTCttttacaaagggaaacccagcctctagctgcccagtgacgcaagctaaatgccttctatgctctctgcgaggcaagcaacactgacctatgcatgagagcaccagctgttccagataactgtgatcacactctccatagccgatgtgagtaagatttttaaacaggttaacattcacaaggtcaCAAGGCCATACGGATTACCAGGATACATACTCAGACTATGCgttgaccagctggcaagtgtcttcattttcaacctcttcctgacccagtctgtaatacctacaccatagtccctgtgcccaagaaagccaaggtaacctgtctaaatgactattgccccatagcactcacatctgtagtcaTAAAAttatttgaaaggctggtcatggctcacatcaacaccatcatcccagacaccctggatccACTGCAATTCATATACCGCCTCAACagttccacagatgatgcaatctctattgaactcagcgttcaacaccatagtgccttccaagctcatcaccaagctaaggaacctgggattaaacagctccctctgcaactggatcatgaACTTCCTGAccggccacccccaggtggtgagtgcAGGCaataacacatctgccacgctgtcTTATCACAGGCAACAAttagacagcctacagggaggaggtcatagacctggcagtgtgatgccaggacaacaacctctccctcaacgttagcaagacaaaggagctgatactggattacaggaaatggagggccaagcacgcctccaatcACATTGattgggctgtagtggagcaggttgagagctcctTGTGTCCACAtcacatggtccaaacacaacaacacagtcatgaaaagggcacgacaagacctcttccctctcaggaggctgtaaagatttggcatgggccctcagatcctcaaaaagttctacagctgcaccatgcacttgactggctgcataaccacttgatatggcaactgcttggtatccaaccacaaggcgctacagagggtagtatgtacggcccagtacatcattgaggccaagctccctgccaacCACAACCTCGATACcagatggtgtcagaggaaggaacTAAAATGGTCaatgactccagtcacccaagtcatagactgttctctctgctaccgcacagtaaGTGGTACTGGAGCACCAAATCTCGGACCAAAatgctcctgaacagcttctaacccgaagccataagactgctgaacagttaatcaaatgactacccggactatttgcattgacccccttatTTATTTTGAGCAGACTCTCTTGCACTGGTTCTATGCAGAttcactctacccacacactcacacatactacactgacactctaaTACAtaaacacactcactcactcactcactcactcactcactcactcactcactcactctgcattgttgggaaagggctcgtaggTAAGCGTTTCACAATAAagtctacacctattgtattcggtgcatgtggcaAATTAAAATATATTCGATTTGATGTCATCATCGCCAATTAACTGCATTACAGTTAAAAACGACTGACTACCACCACCGATTTCTGTAAGTGTGTATTCATGGAAGCCGAGGGAAGTCAGGCTTCCCCAAAACATGGACCAATACAAACATACAAAAATAAtgttttgtctctctgtgtttcatattTTTCCTTCAATTTGctagaggctgaatgtatctcacaggagaaagcatctgagccagcgaaacagtgcccctctgtctctctatgtgtaggccatctatctgatgttgTCTGGTCCAAACGAGTATGACATTCTTGCCGTCCGCAGCATTGAAGGCAAGGGAAGCAAGTGAGCATCTGGTCTCCCTTaattaacaaaaaatatataaaaaatttgacaatcagcgttgagctaaacttAGCGAGCTCAGCTatgaatggtcctggcgcaccaaaaaaaagtgtcaagggaagcaaACGTGGATGTGGCGTCACTCCTATCAAATCCCATTGAGAGCATAAATCATTCACAGAAAAACTTGAACTGTTGCATCTCATGGTGTTGTTCTCCTCCGttggctagctagccagctagctaaaattagccctttcctaaattagccatggatggggATAGTGATTTGGATAGTGGTTTTACTTAATTGTCCATACTGGTCAATGATTATAATgttgattctgatccaaccattaagaggtta contains:
- the LOC118366500 gene encoding homeobox protein Hox-D13; the encoded protein is MEGLGDNITSVHRRNFYSTAPRTNPSRSVPGVMVYTISDKPNSFGLESLKPYSPLSTVATNASLTFDCHLGSSCYGCTIPDSNLFQRGVMKPTSQASLSGHSSDKPMHFSGVSSSNIHCSEMQSRLRDFGNVYQGLYPRIPGYIDVPVVTRAGPGDPRHEAYQQLNWANSWSNPLYYAREQKQGSQFWKSFLTEEAVMNQPDVCTSYLRGRKKRVPYTKLQLKELEREYTICKFITKEKRQRIASSTNLSERQVTIWFQNRRVKNKKLMSKDRDLETFS